DNA from Geobacter sulfurreducens PCA:
AACAGTGCGGATAATGTGGTGCTAGCGTTTTTTGGAGATGGGCCTGATGGCCCATTTATTTTGTCTGTTGGGGGCGTGGATGGAACGACTGATTGCATTCTCAGTCGCTCCATCGACGGCCCCAACGCACCTATTTTCACAGGCTGGGAGGCCAATGAACATGATGGAACACACTATGACTGAACACAAGGTTAACGTAGAATTCGGTGGGCGGACCATAACGATCGCAACGGGCAAGTGGGCCAAGCAGGCTAGTGGCGCCGTGGTGGTTAGTTGCGGGGACACCGTGGTTCTCGTGACTGCCGTAGCAACCAAATCGGCCCGGGAAGGACAGGACTTTTTCCCTCTGACGGTGAATTATCAGGAGAAAGCGTATGCCGGCGGCAAGATTCCCGGCGGCTTCTTCAAGCGCGAAGGGCGTCCCTCCGACAACGAGACTCTCACGTCCCGCTTTATCGATCGTCCGATCCGTCCGCTTTTCCCTGAGAGTTTTCTGAACGATACCCAGATTATGGCAACTGTCGTCTCGGCGGACCAGGATAATGATCCCGGCATCCTTGCCATGATCGGCGCATCTGCCGCCCTTGAGGTCTCCGATATTCCGTTCCTCGGCCCCATCGCCGGCGTCAAGGTTGGGCGCGTGGACGGCCAGTTTGTATGCAATCCCACGGTAGAGCAACTGGAGAAAAGCGATCTTGAAATCGTTGTTGCGGCGAGCCGCGATGCGGTCATCATGGTAGAGGGGGGGGCTGCAGAGGCGTCCGAAAAGGATGTCCTGGAAGCTATTTTCTTCGGTCACGCCGCTGTTCAGCCGATTATCGAGGCCCAAACCGATCTCCGGAAGCTGGCTGGCGTTCCCAAGCGCGAGGTTGCGGCCACGTCTGTTGATGAGGCCCTGAAGACTCGGGTGAAGGATCTTGCCTATGCCGGGATCAAGGAGGCCGTCCGGATCGTCGCCAAGCAGGAGCGTCACAACCGCATCGGCGAGATCACCGCGCAAACCCTTGAAACACTTCTGCCCGAGTATGAAGGACGTGAGTCGGAGATTAAGGGGTTCCTCGGCGACTTCGAGTATGAACTCGTCCGTGAGCATATCATCAAGGACGGCTACCGCATTGACGGTCGGGACACCACAACTATCCGTCCTATCAGCATTGAGGTCAGCATGTTGCCGCGTGCCCACGGCTCCGCTCTCTTCACTCGTGGTGAAACCCAGGCGCTCGTGGCATCGACTCTCGGGACTTCCATTGACGAGCAGCGGATTGATTCACTGTACGGCGAGACCCGCAAGCGCTTCCTCCTTCACTACAACTTCCCGCCGTTCTCGGTCGGGGAAACGAGCTTCCGTCTCGCTCCGGGCCGGCGCGAAATCGGCCACGGCATGCTGGCCGAAAGAGCTCTTGAGCGCGTCGTGCCCAAGCACGAGGATTTTCCGTACACCATCAGAATTGTCTCCGATATCCTCGAGAGCAACGGTTCCTCCTCCATGGCAACCGTGTGCGGCGGCGCACTGGCGATGATGGATGCAGGCGTGCCGATCAAGGCTCCGGTGGCCGGTATCGCCATGGGCCTCATCAAGGAAGGGGAGGGCATCGCCATCCTTTCCGACATTCTCGGTGATGAGGATCATCTTGGCGATATGGATTTCAAGGTGGCCGGCACCGAAGCAGGGGTAACCGCCATCCAGATGGACATCAAGATCACCGGTGTCACCCGCGAGATCATGGAGAAAGCCTTGCTGCAGGCCCGTGACGGCAGACTCCATATCCTGGGCAAGATGAATCAGGCCATTGCCGCTCCGCGGACTGATCTCTCACCCTATGCTCCCCGCATCACCACCATCTGGGTCAAGACCGACAAGATCCGCGACGTCATCGGGTCAGGAGGAAAGAATATCCGCGGCATCACCGAGGCGACCGGCGTATCCATCGATATCGAGGACAGCGGCCGCATCAATATTGCCAGCACCAGCAAAGAAGCCTGCGACAAGGCTATCAAGATGATCCGCGACCTCACGGCCGAGGCCGAAGAGGGTAAGCTCTACATGGGCACCGTCAAAAAAGTCATGGATTTTGGCGCATTCGTGGAGATATTCCCCGGCACCGACGGACTTGTCCATATATCCGAACTGGATACCGAGCGTGTGAAGAACGTGACCGACGTTCTCAATGAGGGTGACAAGGTGCTGGTGAAGTGTATCGGCATAGACAAGCAGGGCAAGATAAAGCTGTCGCGGAAAGAGGCGCTCGGCGCCGTACTGCCCGAATAGGGCCGGCGCTGGTATAATCCTCCAACCGGGGTATAGTTTTATCTATGGTCAATAAAACAATCCTCGACAATGGCGTGCGGATCATCTCTGAGTACATGCCCCACGTCCATTCTGTCTCCATTGGTATCTGGGTGGCCAACGGCTCCCGCCATGAACGGCGGGAGCACAATGGCGTCGCTCACTTTGTCGAGCACCTGATGTTCAAGGGAACTGAACGGCGCAACGCCCTCGATATCGCACGCGAAATCGATTCGGTAGGCGGCGTGCTTAATGCATTCACGAGCCGCGAGTACGTCTGTTATTACGCCAAGGTCCTCGACAAATTCCTTCCCAAAACCATTGATCTTCTTGCCGACATCTTTCTCAATTCAATCTTTGACTCCGAAGAGATTGAGAAGGAGCGGAAGGTGGTTCTCCAGGAAATCAACATGCTGGAGGATACACCGGATGATTACGTCCACGATCTGTTCCACCGAAGCTTCTGGCGGGGGCATCCCCTCGGCATGTCGATTCTCGGCAGCGTAGAGAGCATCGAAGGACTTTCCCGGGAAGCGATCATTACTCACCTGAAAGAGAAATACCGCTCCGACGACATTATCATTGCCGTGGCCGGCAACGTACGCCACGACGAACTCCTGAGCCTGGTGGATGGTCTTTTCGGGCGGGTGCCCGAGGGCTCTGGCCGGGATATCTGCCATCTGCCTGCCTACGAAAAACAGGTCGAAGTGGTGGAGAAGGATTTGGAGCAGGTTCACATCTGTCTCGGCACCAAGGCCTTCCCTCAGAATCATCCTCGACGATTCGAAGTCTACCTGGTCAATACGCTCCTCGGCGGCAGCATGAGCTCCCGGTTGTTCCAGGAGATCCGTGAACGGCTGGGGCTTGCCTATTCGGTCTATTCGTACGTGGTTTCCCACACTGATGCAGGCTCACTGGTTGTCTATGTCGGAACAAGTCCGGAAAAACTCGATGACGTGCTCGATATTACTGTTGCAGAGCTGAAGCGTCTGAAGACGGAACTTGTACCGCTCCCCGAGTTGGAGTCGGCCAAGGAACAGATAAAAGGCAGCATTTATCTTTCGTTGGAAAGCTCTGACAACAGAATGACCAAACTCGCGAAAAACGAAATTTATTTTGGACGTTACATCCCCATCCATGAGTTGGCGGATGGATTCGACTCCGTGACGAGTCGAGGAATTCTCGAACTTGCCGGCGAGATTTTCGACGAGCGCTATCTGACCCTCGCCCTCATGGGCAAGATTGACAGTGCTGCGTTTGATGTTTCGCGGCTTGCGCTCTAGGCGGCCGGTACATGCAGCCTTGTCTGGTAAAGATTCGTCGAATACGGTCCGGTTCGGACCTCCCTCTTCCCCGCTATATGACTCCTCACGCCGCTGGTATGGACCTGTGTGCCGATGTGGATGCGGATCTGGTGCTTGAACCGGGAGAACGGGCGCTTGTTCCCACCGGCATTGCCATAGCCCTGCCCGATGGTTTTGAGGCGCAGATCAGGCCACGAAGCGGTCTTGCCCTCAAGCACGGAATTGCCCTCGTCAACTCGCCGGGCACCATTGATCCCGACTATCGGGGCGAGATCGGCGTAATCATTGTTAATCACGGTGCAGACGCCTTTGTCGTAAGGCGAGGTGAACGGATCGCCCAGATGGTATTTGCGCCCTTTGTGCGGGCTGAACTTCTGGATGTGGATGAACTGGATGAGACCGCCCGGGGTGACGGGGGCTTCGGTCACACCGGGCGGTAATCCTGGAAAATAGAGTGTACTGCTGTCTCTGACGGAGATATGTCATGCTTCTCTCCATTAATCCCGACAATCCGCAGGCACGACTTATCTCCCACGTGGCTGAGGTTCTTGGTCGTGGCGGGGTCATCGCGTACCCGACCGACACGACCTATGGGATCGGTTGCAGCATCTTCAGTAAGAAGGGGATCGAACGAATTTATCTTCTCAAGCAAAGGGAGAAGAAGAAGCCCTTTTCCTTTATCTGTTCGGAACTCTCAGAGGTTGCTCGTTACGCCAAGGTCAGTAATTACGCCTACAAAATCCTGAAGCGGTATTTGCCGGGACCCTACACTTTTGTAATCGATGCAACAAGCGTAGTCCCTGATCTGCTGGTGACCAAGCAGAAGACGGTCGGTATTCGAATCCCTGACAACCGGATATGTATTGCGCTCGTCAAGGAGTTGGGGCACCCGATCGTCACCACCAGCGCAAATCTCTCGGGAGAAGAACCCATCGGCGATCCGCTGGAAGTCGAGCGAACACTGGGAAAGCAGCTCGATCTCGTCGTGGACGGCGGGAATCTCACCGCCGACGTCAGTTCGGTTGTGAGTCTGATCGGTGATTATCCCCAGGTGTTGCGCCGCGGGATCGGCGATGTGAGCTGGTGCGGCGAATAGCATGAGGAAGCGAACGCTACGAATGGGGATTTACGCTCTTTCGTTGGCAGTGGCCCTCGTTACGGTGGCTACGTTTTTTCACGAGCAGATAGCAGGGGTGCTCGGTCTTTCTCCTCCCGCCGCCAGTTTTTTTGTTTCACTTGGCTTTTGGGGGGGAGGCATATCGGGCGGTTGCGGAGTTGTGCTTGCCGTTGCCGGCCTGTTCCTTCGGTCGGGCCCGGACCGCCAGCATCCCTGCCGCCTCGCTCCGAGCCTCATTATTCTCTGTGCGTTTACCTTTATCTTTATCCTGTTGCTGGTGGCGCATTTTCGCGGGACAGAGTACCCACCGCCGCTCCGACCGGGTGAAACAATCACCATTTGAGAGATTCCACCTTTCACGGGATGTGATAGGCTGAAATTGCTTGCAATAATGGGTGGAATCGGATAGAACTAGCTGAATCAACCGCCTGAAAGGGCGGTTTTCCTTTTGCCTCATTTTTCTTGACAATCGGAACCCGTTCCTTATACTGAGTGGCTTCTGTCGCCACCATGAACAGCAGGTCACGGTGAAAATCAGAGTCGATGATATAAAAGATCAACCGAGGCTTCTCCGCTCCGAGGAGCCGCTCGAAACGCTCCCGGGGCTTACAGCCGTTCAGGAATCGGGGGATTGTGAGTTTCTTTCACCGGTTACGGTGGAGTTGACGGTCGCCAGGGAGTATGACCACATCAGGGTCAAAGGGAACCTGAGCGCCCGAATTCGACTGAATTGCTCCCGTTGTCTCGGTGATTTCGAAACCGACCTCGCTTCCGTTTTCACGATCTTTTTTCGCAAGGAAGACCGCGTCGCGCTTGACGAGGAAGAGGTCGAGCTGGCTGAAGAAGATCTGATTTCGGTTACCTATCAGGGGGATGAGATTGATTTCGCTCCGGAGATTGCCGAGCAGGTGATCATGGAGCTGCCACTCAAACCCCTATGTCACGAGTCCTGCCGGGGGCTTTGCCCCGTGTGCGGAGTTGATCTGAATGAGCAAGAGTGCACGTGTGCCGGTTCATCATTCAGTTTGAAATTCAGTGCACTCAAGGATTTTAAGTTCGACAAGTAGAACCACAAAAGGAGATATTCCATGGCTGTACCCAAGAAAAAGACATCCAAGTCCCGTAAAAACATGAGAAGGGCCCACGATTTCCTTACCGCTCCGGCAGCTTCCGTTTGTCCCCAGTGCAAGAGCCCCAAGCTTCCCCACCGCGCCTGCGCTTCCTGCGGCACCTATAAGGGGAGAGAAGTGGTCAAGACCGAAGAGATCTAACCCGCCTGCGTGCGCAGATCTGATTCATTCTTGTCTGGGAGTACCATGAGAGTTGCTGTTGATGCGATGGGTGGCGACAATGCCCCTGCCGTCGAGGTTGAAGGCGCTGTCGTAGCTGCACGTGAATTCGGCATACCCATCACCCTGGTCGGTGATACGGAAAAGCTTCGTCTTGAGCTTGCCAAGCACAATGTTCAGGGTCTTGATATAGCCATTCACCACGCAAGCGAGGTCGTCGGCATGCACGATGCTGCATCCGACGCTGTACGGCGCAAGAAGGATTCCTCTATCCGCGTCGCCTTTGATCTTGTGAAGAGCGGCGAGGCGGAGGCCGTGGTGAGTGCCGGCAATTCTGGCGCCACCATGGCAGCAGGGATGTTTGTCCTAAAGCGGCTCAAGGGGATTGACCGTCCTGCCATTGCCCAGATATTTCCCACCCTGCGCGGTAAGACCCTCGTTCTTGACGTCGGGGGTAACGTTGACTGCAAGCCGATTCATCTCGTGCAGTTCGCCATCATGGGCGAAGTGTACGCCCGCCACGTAATAGGCGTGGAGCAGCCCCGCATCGGACTCCTTTCCAATGGTGAAGAGGACAGCAAGGGGAATGAGCTCACTCGCGAAACCAATGCTATCCTGAAAAACATCTCTTTTGATTATGAAGGCTACGTAGAAGGTCGCGACATCTTCAACGGCATGGTCGATGTGGTCGTCTGCGACGGTTTCGTTGGTAACGTCGTGCTTAAACTTTCAGAAGGGCTTGCTGAAACGGTCGGGAAAATGCTGCGTGAGGAAATTGCGAGCAGTTTGCTGTCCAAACTCGGCTATCTGTTTGTCCGTAAGGCATTCAAGAACTTCAAGAAGAAGGTCGATTACGCCGAATATGGCGGTGCACCTCTTATCGGCATTAACGGCGTCGCCATGATCTGCCACGGCGGGTCGAACGTCAAAGCTATCAAGAACGCGATCCATTTCGCCCACGAATACGTGCGCAAGGGGGTCAACCAACGGCTTGCCGAGAAGATGGAAACCGAGTTCACGGCTTACATGCAGCAGTTTGATGCTGTGAAGGAAGCTGTCGCAGGTTAGAAAGGTCACGGGATGATGAGAGCAAGGATCGTCGGGACCGGTTCGGCCGTCCCTTCCAAGGTGCTTACCAATTTCGATCTGGAGAAGATGGTCGATACCTCCGACGAGTGGGTAACCACGCGCACCGGAATCAAAGAGCGCCGCATTGCCGTTGATGGGGAATATACTTCTACCTTTGCGACACTGGCAGCGGAACGGGCCCTCGAAATGGCCGGCGTCAAGGCTTCGGATCTCGATCTGTTGATTGTCGCAACTATTACGCCTGATTTTCCGTTTCCCGCCACCGCATGTGTGGTCCAGAGCAATCTCAAGGCAACGAAGGCGGCTGCCTATGATATCTCGGCAGCTTGCTCAGGCTTTATCTACGCCCTTGCTCAAGCATCTAATGCAATCAGATCGGGATCCGCCCGGAAGGCTCTGGTCATTGGTGCGGAAGTTCTGTCGCGGATTATCGACTGGACAGACCGCAACACCTGCCTTCTTTTCGGCGACGGCGCCGGCGCGGTGGTTCTGGAGGCATGCGATGACGGCCATGGGGTCCTGTCCACCCACCTTCACAGTGACGGCTCGTACTGGGAACTGCTCTATCAACCCGGTTGCGGCAACAGAAATCCCGCCGTCCAGAAGACTCTTGACGACCGTCGTATCTATCTCATGATGCAGGGGAATGAGGTTTTCAAACTCGCCGTGAGGGCCATGGAGGATGCCGCCCTTGAAGCCCTTGATGCAAACGGGCTCACGCCTGCAGACATTTCGTTGTTCATCCCCCATCAGGCCAATCGCCGCATCATTGATGCCATCGGCAAACGCCTCGGCTTGCCGGGCGAAAAGGTCTACGTCAATCTCGACCGGTTCGGCAATACCTCGGCGGCATCCATTCCGCTGGCACTGGACGAAGCTAACCGCTCGGGCCGGATCAAGCCCAACGATGTAGTGGTATTCGATGCCTTCGGCGGCGGGCTTACCTGGGGATCGGCACTGGTGCGCTGGTAACGGACCAAGCAAGGAGCTATCAATGAGCAAGCGAGCTTTCATATTCCCCGGCCAAGGGTCCCAGTATGCCGGAATGGGCAAGGATCTGGCCGATACCTTTCCGGTTGCCCGTCAGGTCTTCGAGGAAGCTGATGATGCCCTCGGCAGCTCCCTTTCCCGACTCTGCTTTGAAGGTCCCGAAGAGCAGTTGAAGCTCACCGCCAATACTCAGCCCGCCATCCTGACCACAAGTGTTGCCGCATTCAGGGTGCTTCAGGCTGAAACGGGACTCACCGCAGACTTCCTGGCAGGACACTCTCTCGGCGAGTACTCGGCGCTTGTGGCTGCCGGAGCACTTGGCTTTGCGGATGCTGTCCGGACGGTTCGAGCCCGCGGCACCTTCATGCAGGAGGCTGTGCCGGTTGGAGAGGGGGCAATGGCCGCGATGCTCGGAATCGAACCGGCTGTCCTTGCCGAAATATGCGCCGAAGCGGCCCAGGGTGAGGTCGTTTCTCCCGCAAACTTCAATTCGCCCGGCCAGATCGTCATTGCCGGAAACACCGGTGCGGTCAACCGTGCCATCGAGATTGCCAAGGCAAAGGGGTTCCGCAAGGCGATGCTCCTGCCGGTGAGCGCTCCCTTCCATTCGAGCCTCATGGTGCCTGCCGGTGAACGGCTTGCCGAGGTTCTGGCAGCGGTTGCGGTCGGCGATCTGGTCGCTCCCGTGGTGACCAACGTGGAGGCAACGCCCAACTCCGACAAGGGAAGGGTAAAAGAACTCCTGGTCAGACAGGTAAGCGCTCCGGTGCTCTGGGATGCCTCGGTGAGGGAAATGGTTTCGCTCGGCGTCACCCGGTTTGTGGAGATCGGGCCGGGCAAAGTTCTGTCGGGGCTGGTCAAGCGGATCGAGAAGGAAGCGGGTACCGCCAACGTCGAGGATACGGCCGGTATCAGGGGCCTCGCCTAAGGAGACGGGAATGAGTCTTGCTGGAAAAATCGCAGTGGTTACAGGAGCTTCTCGTGGCATCGGCAGGGAGATCGCCCTCCGGCTCGCCCGTGAGGGCGCTGATGTTGCAGTGACCGCTACAACCCTCGACAGTGCCCGGAAAACCGCGGACGAGATAGAGCAGATCGGCCGGAGAGCCCTCGCGCTGGCTGTGGACGTGGCGGATGCGGCGGCTGTGGAAGCGCTGTTCGCCTCGGTGGTAGAAGCTTTTGGCAAGGTTGATATTCTTGTCAACAATGCCGGCATTACCCGGGACGGCCTGTTGCTGCGGATGAAAGATGCCGATTGGGACGCCGTACTCGATGTGAACCTCAAGGGCGCCTTCAATTGCACGCGTGAAGCTGCAAAACTCATGACCAAGGCCCGGAGCGGCCGCATCGTCAACATTGGCTCTGTGGTGGGCGAGATGGGAAATGCGGGACAGGTCAACTATTGCGCCAGCAAGGCGGGGATGATAGGTATGACCAAGGCTGTCGCCCGGGAACTGGCCAAGCGCGGGATTACCGTCAATGCCGTCACCCCTGGTTTTATCGAAACAGATATGACGGCGGTTCTTTCCGAAAAGGTGCGTGAGTCGCTCATGCAGCAGATTCCGCTGGAGCGGTTCGGTTCCCCCGAGGATATTGCCAACGCGGTCCACTTCCTCGTGTCCGACATGGGGAGTTATATTACCGGCCACGTCCTGTCCGTTAACGGCGGGATGTACATGTAGAAAAATATCTTTTGAAATTTAGGCGTTTCGTGGTATGTAGCTAGAAACATTACCCGAAGACTCAAACCAAACGGAGGTGAACAAGCATGTCGTCAATAGAAAAAAGAGTCAAAGAGATCGTAGCCGAACAACTCGGCGTCGATGAGGCGCAGGTTACGAACGATGCCTCCTTTATGGATGATCTGGGGGCCGACTCTCTTGACACTGTCGAGCTGGTGATGGCTCTCGAGGAAGAGTTTGATATCGAGATTTCCGACGAGGACGCCGAGAAAATCCAAAACGTTCAGGATGCCATCGATTACATCACCGAGCACACCTAGCACACAGGAGGGGAAGGAGAGCCTTCCCCTTTTTCACAGCACGCGGCCTTCGGGCCGCGTCCGCGTGCATCCGTATGCGAGCTTCAGCGGCTTCATGGCGGATGCGTTCAGATTCACGACCATCGGGAGCACATATCTATGAGAAGAGTAGTGGTGACGGGAGTCGGCGCCGTATCTCCGCTCGGAGTCGGCAACGCCGCCAACTGGGACGCGCTCGTTTCAGGCACGTCGGGCATTGGGCACATAACCCGCTTTGACGCCTCCGACCTGCCGGTGAGGATCGCCGGTGAGGTTAAGGGCTTTGATCCCGAGCAGTACATCGACAAGAAAGAGGTCAAGAAGATGGACCTCTTCATCCAGTACGCCATGGCAGCTGCCCATTACGCCATGGAAGATTCCGGCCTCCAGATCACCGAGGAGAACGCGGAGCGTACGGGTGTCCTGGTCGGCGCGGGACTGGGCGGTTTGCCGACCATCGAAAAGTATCATGCCGCCATGCTCGAAGGCGGGCACAAGAAAATTTCCCCCTTCTTCATTCCGATGCTGATCATCAATCTGGCACCCGGCCACATTTCAATCAAGTATGGGGCCAAGGGACCCAATCTGTCGTCGGTATCCGCCTGCGCCACCGGTACACATTCCATCGGTGATGCGTACCATATGATCAAGCGCGGCGATGCGGACGCCATGATTGCTGGTGGTACCGAGTCCACGGTGACTCCCCTCGGAATTGGCGGTTTTGCGGTCATGAAGGCTCTCTCCACGCGTAACGACGATCCGACCGCTGCGTCGCGTCCCTTTGAAAAGAATCGCGATGGTTTCGTTCTCGCTGAGGGTGCGGGTATCGTCGTTCTTGAGGAGTATGAGGCTGCCAAGAAACGCGGGGCCAAAATTTATGCCGAGATCGTCGGCTATGGTCTCACGGGCGACGCCTACCATCTCACCGCTCCGGCACCGGAGGGAGAAGGTGCAGCGCGGTGTATGAAAATGGCTCTCAACAACGCCGGGGTCCGTCCGGAGGAAGTGGACTACATCAACGCTCATGGCACGTCCACGCCCTTCAATGACTACTACGAGACCCTTGCCGTCAAGAGCGTGTTCGGTGACTACGCGAAAAAGGTTATGGTGTCCTCCACCAAGTCCATGACCGGGCACCTGCTCGGCGCAGCCGGCGGTGTTGAAGCTGTCTTTACCCTCATGGCCATGGACAAGGGTGTGATTCCGCCGACCATCAACTATCAGGAGCAGGACCCCGAGTGCGATCTTGATTATGTTCCCAATGCCGCCCGGGAGAAGTCGATCACGTACGCCCTCAGCAATAACTTCGGTTTTGGGGGCACGAACGCGACGCTGCTCTTTAAGAAAGTATAGGGGGCACGCAGTGATAGTCGTCGGTAGCGATCACGGTGGTCTGGAACTGAAGGAAGCGGTTAAGCGGCTCCTTGCCGAGCGGGGGGAAACCTTCGAAGACTGCGGAACCGATAACGGCAACTCGGTTGATTACCCGGACTTCGGCATCAAGGTGGCCCGCAGGGTATCCAATGGCGAGGCAGGGAAGGGGATTCTCCTCTGCGGCACCGGCATCGGCATGTCGATCGTTGCCAACAAGTTTCCCCGGGTGCGTGCGGCCCTTGCCACCGACGCCTTCATGGCACGCATGGCCAAGGAACATAATAACGCAAACATCCTGGTCCTCGGGGGCCGGGTACTCGAGGAGGCCGTGGCCCGGGAGATGGTCATCGCATGGCTCGACGGTGTGTACGAAGGCGGCCGTCATCAGGGTCGGCTCGACAAGATTGCGGCCCTGGAGCGGGAACTGATGAAGTAGACATCGTGCCTGATCGGCGGTTACATGAAGTTTGATACGGGACTGGATACGGTCCCGTTTTCCTTTTTCCCACTTTTACAAGGAGACCTGACATGTCGATTCTCGAAACCTTTGACCCGCAGGTAGCTGAGGCGATCCGCCATGAAACCGAACGGCAGGAGTACAACCTGGAGTTGATCGCTTCCGAAAACTTTGTTTCCGAGGCGGTACTGGAAGCCCAGGGCTCGGTGATGACCAATAAGTATGCCGAGGGATACCCCGGTAAGCGCTACTATGGTGGATGCCACCATGTGGACGTGGTGGAAAATCTCGCTATTGAGCGGGCCAAGGAGCTTTTCGGTGCCGATCATGCCAACGTCCAGCCCCATTCGGGCTCCCAGGCAAATATGGCGGTCTATTTTTCGGTGCTCAAGCCCGGCGACACCATTCTTGGGATGAATCTGTCCCACGGCGGCCACCTGACCCACGGCAGCCCCGTGAACTTCTCCGGCCGTTTCTTCAACGTGGTTCCCTACGGCGTGTCCCAGGAGACCGAAACGATCGACTTCAATGAGGTGGAGCGTCTTGCCCTTGAGCATAAGCCGAAGATGATAGTTGTGGGGGCAAGCGCCTATCCCCGAACCATCGATTTTGCCGCCTTCCGCATCATTGCCGATAAGGTCGGCGCGGTTATCATGGTTGATATGGCTCACATTGCGGGCCTGGTTGCGGCCGGTCTCCATCCGAGCCCTGTTCCCTACGCTGAATTCGTGACCACCACTACCCATAAGACCCTCAGAGGTCCCCGCGGCGGGATGATCCTGTGCCGTGAGGAGTACGCCAAGACGCTCAATTCCAACATCTTCCCCGGTATCCAGGGGGGGCCGCTCATGCATGTCATCGCGGCCAAGGCCGTTGCCCTCAAGGAGGCCCTCCAGCCCGAGTTCAAAGCGTATCAGGCCCAGATCGTGAAAAATGCCAAGGCCCTTGCCGACGAGCTGGTAAAGCGCGGGTTCCGGCTTGTGTCCGGCGGCACCGATAACCATCTGATGCTGGTTAACCTAACCGGCACCGAACTGACCGGCAAGGTGGCGGA
Protein-coding regions in this window:
- the fabD gene encoding ACP S-malonyltransferase, yielding MSKRAFIFPGQGSQYAGMGKDLADTFPVARQVFEEADDALGSSLSRLCFEGPEEQLKLTANTQPAILTTSVAAFRVLQAETGLTADFLAGHSLGEYSALVAAGALGFADAVRTVRARGTFMQEAVPVGEGAMAAMLGIEPAVLAEICAEAAQGEVVSPANFNSPGQIVIAGNTGAVNRAIEIAKAKGFRKAMLLPVSAPFHSSLMVPAGERLAEVLAAVAVGDLVAPVVTNVEATPNSDKGRVKELLVRQVSAPVLWDASVREMVSLGVTRFVEIGPGKVLSGLVKRIEKEAGTANVEDTAGIRGLA
- the fabG gene encoding 3-oxoacyl-[acyl-carrier-protein] reductase, translating into MSLAGKIAVVTGASRGIGREIALRLAREGADVAVTATTLDSARKTADEIEQIGRRALALAVDVADAAAVEALFASVVEAFGKVDILVNNAGITRDGLLLRMKDADWDAVLDVNLKGAFNCTREAAKLMTKARSGRIVNIGSVVGEMGNAGQVNYCASKAGMIGMTKAVARELAKRGITVNAVTPGFIETDMTAVLSEKVRESLMQQIPLERFGSPEDIANAVHFLVSDMGSYITGHVLSVNGGMYM
- the acpP gene encoding acyl carrier protein — encoded protein: MSSIEKRVKEIVAEQLGVDEAQVTNDASFMDDLGADSLDTVELVMALEEEFDIEISDEDAEKIQNVQDAIDYITEHT
- the fabF gene encoding beta-ketoacyl-ACP synthase II; this translates as MRRVVVTGVGAVSPLGVGNAANWDALVSGTSGIGHITRFDASDLPVRIAGEVKGFDPEQYIDKKEVKKMDLFIQYAMAAAHYAMEDSGLQITEENAERTGVLVGAGLGGLPTIEKYHAAMLEGGHKKISPFFIPMLIINLAPGHISIKYGAKGPNLSSVSACATGTHSIGDAYHMIKRGDADAMIAGGTESTVTPLGIGGFAVMKALSTRNDDPTAASRPFEKNRDGFVLAEGAGIVVLEEYEAAKKRGAKIYAEIVGYGLTGDAYHLTAPAPEGEGAARCMKMALNNAGVRPEEVDYINAHGTSTPFNDYYETLAVKSVFGDYAKKVMVSSTKSMTGHLLGAAGGVEAVFTLMAMDKGVIPPTINYQEQDPECDLDYVPNAAREKSITYALSNNFGFGGTNATLLFKKV
- the rpiB gene encoding ribose 5-phosphate isomerase B, which gives rise to MIVVGSDHGGLELKEAVKRLLAERGETFEDCGTDNGNSVDYPDFGIKVARRVSNGEAGKGILLCGTGIGMSIVANKFPRVRAALATDAFMARMAKEHNNANILVLGGRVLEEAVAREMVIAWLDGVYEGGRHQGRLDKIAALERELMK
- the glyA gene encoding serine hydroxymethyltransferase codes for the protein MSILETFDPQVAEAIRHETERQEYNLELIASENFVSEAVLEAQGSVMTNKYAEGYPGKRYYGGCHHVDVVENLAIERAKELFGADHANVQPHSGSQANMAVYFSVLKPGDTILGMNLSHGGHLTHGSPVNFSGRFFNVVPYGVSQETETIDFNEVERLALEHKPKMIVVGASAYPRTIDFAAFRIIADKVGAVIMVDMAHIAGLVAAGLHPSPVPYAEFVTTTTHKTLRGPRGGMILCREEYAKTLNSNIFPGIQGGPLMHVIAAKAVALKEALQPEFKAYQAQIVKNAKALADELVKRGFRLVSGGTDNHLMLVNLTGTELTGKVAEESLDKAGITVNKNTVPFETRSPFVTSGFRIGTPAATTHGLKEAEMADVAGFIAEALANVDNDAKLAEIKGRVNVLMKRFPLYAHRLS